Proteins encoded together in one Catellatospora citrea window:
- a CDS encoding PspC domain-containing protein has protein sequence MASTGRRLYRPRHGRWIAGVCVGLAQRFNMPAWLVRLLFLLSCLLPGPQFIVYIAMWVIVPEE, from the coding sequence ATGGCCTCAACGGGTCGGCGGCTTTACCGGCCGCGTCACGGACGCTGGATCGCGGGTGTCTGCGTCGGGCTGGCGCAGCGCTTCAACATGCCGGCGTGGCTGGTCCGACTGCTGTTCCTGCTGTCGTGCCTGCTGCCGGGACCGCAGTTCATCGTCTACATCGCGATGTGGGTGATCGTCCCCGAGGAGTGA
- a CDS encoding carbohydrate ABC transporter permease — translation MSEQTMDAAAATVAERPQTARTVQPPAGQPGRGRKAFDGTLNVFSHAFLVVWGLLTALPLLWVVLSSFKDDAEILGDPWGLPSALRFDNFARAWTHGNIGQYFVNTGIVLAGSLTLTMLLGATAAYALARYKFLGSRLVYFVFVGGMMFPVVLAFVPLFKIVGGVGLRDTLPGLMLIYTAYSLPFTVFFLTAFFRTLPDAVAEAAYIDGCGPFRTFFRVMLPMAKPGLISVGIFNFLGHWNQYLLPVVLITSDEKQVLAQGLANLAISEGYRGDYSRLFAGLTLAMLPVLVVYAVFQRQVQSGLTAGQMK, via the coding sequence ATGAGCGAGCAGACGATGGACGCCGCGGCCGCGACCGTGGCTGAGCGCCCGCAGACGGCCCGGACGGTCCAGCCGCCCGCCGGACAGCCCGGACGGGGCCGGAAGGCCTTCGACGGCACGCTCAACGTGTTCTCGCACGCCTTCCTGGTGGTGTGGGGGCTGCTCACCGCGCTGCCGCTGCTGTGGGTGGTGCTGAGCTCGTTCAAGGACGACGCGGAGATCCTCGGCGACCCGTGGGGCCTGCCCAGCGCGCTGCGCTTCGACAACTTCGCCCGCGCCTGGACCCACGGCAACATCGGGCAGTACTTCGTGAACACCGGCATCGTGCTGGCGGGCTCGCTGACGCTGACCATGCTGCTCGGCGCGACCGCCGCGTACGCCCTGGCCCGCTACAAGTTCCTCGGCAGCCGCCTGGTGTACTTCGTCTTCGTCGGCGGCATGATGTTCCCGGTCGTGCTGGCCTTCGTGCCGCTGTTCAAGATCGTCGGCGGGGTCGGGCTGCGCGACACCCTGCCCGGCCTGATGCTGATCTACACGGCGTACTCGCTGCCGTTCACGGTCTTCTTCCTCACCGCGTTCTTCCGCACCCTGCCCGACGCGGTCGCCGAGGCGGCCTACATCGACGGCTGCGGGCCTTTCCGGACCTTCTTCAGGGTCATGCTGCCGATGGCCAAACCCGGCCTGATCAGCGTCGGCATCTTCAACTTCCTCGGCCACTGGAACCAGTACCTGCTGCCGGTCGTCCTGATCACCTCGGACGAGAAGCAGGTGCTCGCCCAGGGCCTGGCCAACCTCGCCATCAGCGAGGGCTACCGCGGTGACTACTCGCGGCTGTTCGCCGGCCTCACCCTGGCCATGCTGCCCGTGCTCGTGGTGTACGCGGTCTTCCAGCGTCAGGTGCAGTCCGGCCTGACCGCCGGCCAGATGAAGTGA
- a CDS encoding carbohydrate ABC transporter permease, translating into MRHGKYPLLLAFLLPPLALYGYFVVSPYAQSFLIAMTDWQGLSPAYEFVGFDNFKRMLGDEYVWNALLNNLWLLVLLPLLTIALGLFLATMLNVGGRGGRSTVTGVRGSGLYKVIYFAPQMLSVSIVGVLWAEVYNPRSGLLNSALRALGLDGLAKVWLGDPAYAFWAVLAVMVWANVGFYVVLFGAAMQSVPRDIYEAAALDGASRLTTLVRITVPLLWDTIQVAWVYLAILALDGFALIHVMTRGGPNFSTDVVGLRLYTEAFGDYKWGYASAIGVVMFFVTLSVTVLSLRLTRRERIELS; encoded by the coding sequence GTGAGACACGGGAAGTATCCGCTGCTGTTGGCGTTTCTACTGCCGCCGTTGGCGCTGTACGGCTACTTCGTGGTGTCCCCGTACGCCCAGTCGTTCCTGATCGCCATGACGGACTGGCAGGGGCTGTCGCCGGCGTACGAGTTCGTCGGGTTCGACAACTTCAAGCGCATGCTGGGCGACGAGTACGTCTGGAACGCCCTGCTCAACAACCTGTGGCTGCTGGTGCTGCTGCCGCTGCTGACGATCGCGCTCGGCCTGTTCCTGGCCACCATGCTCAACGTGGGCGGCCGCGGCGGGCGCAGCACGGTCACCGGCGTGCGCGGCTCGGGGCTGTACAAGGTCATCTACTTCGCGCCGCAGATGCTGTCGGTGTCCATCGTCGGCGTGCTCTGGGCCGAGGTCTACAACCCGCGCAGCGGCCTGCTCAACTCGGCGCTGCGCGCGCTGGGCCTGGACGGGCTGGCCAAGGTCTGGCTCGGCGACCCGGCGTACGCCTTCTGGGCCGTGCTCGCGGTCATGGTCTGGGCCAACGTCGGCTTCTACGTGGTGCTGTTCGGCGCGGCCATGCAGTCCGTGCCGCGCGACATCTACGAGGCCGCCGCCCTGGACGGCGCGAGCCGGCTGACCACGCTGGTGCGCATCACCGTGCCGCTGCTCTGGGACACCATCCAGGTCGCCTGGGTCTACCTGGCCATCCTGGCGCTGGACGGCTTCGCGCTGATCCACGTCATGACCCGGGGCGGCCCGAACTTCTCCACCGACGTGGTCGGCCTGCGGCTCTACACCGAGGCGTTCGGCGACTACAAGTGGGGCTACGCGTCGGCCATCGGCGTCGTGATGTTCTTCGTGACCCTCAGCGTCACCGTGCTGTCCCTGCGCCTGACCCGCCGCGAGAGGATCGAGCTTTCATGA
- the ngcE gene encoding N-acetylglucosamine/diacetylchitobiose ABC transporter substrate-binding protein: MAQSDLNRRTVLRRAAAAGVLAGPAAGLLSSCALGDDTSGDTSGKYEGTKSDKNPLGVKEDAPLDVVIFNGGFGEDYAKAHEAMYKETYPKAEVKHSAVVEINKELQPRFVDGTPPDFVNNSGAGQIDLGGLVAQGALADLTPLLDAPSLDVPGKKVRETLLPGTVDSGSFDGKTYVLNYAYTVYGIWYSDKLFKAKGWEYAKTWDEHIALCKKIKAAGIAPWTYQGKHPRYMSWPVISTAIKFGGPQVAVAIDNLEPGAWTSDAMKAAAEAWYQIVKDKYILEGSPGLDHKQSQTEWCKGNAAFISCGSWLESEQKAVTPEGFNMAVAPTPSLGSGDKLPFAAIRGTAGEPFIVPAKAKNERGGMELMRHMLSMKGAKDFTGKVSSLSVVSGAADGATLPFGLTSAVKALADSGSNGFNWVYNVYYRKLERELVDAACGEFFSGRTTPAEFLAACQKGADLIAADTSFKKYKRSA, from the coding sequence ATGGCACAGTCCGACCTGAACCGGCGTACGGTGCTGCGGCGTGCCGCCGCGGCCGGCGTACTCGCCGGTCCGGCCGCGGGGCTGCTCAGCAGCTGCGCGCTCGGCGACGACACGTCCGGCGACACGTCCGGCAAATACGAGGGCACCAAGAGCGACAAGAACCCGCTGGGTGTGAAGGAAGACGCCCCGCTCGACGTCGTCATCTTCAATGGCGGCTTCGGCGAGGACTACGCCAAGGCGCACGAGGCGATGTACAAGGAGACCTACCCCAAGGCCGAGGTCAAGCACTCGGCCGTGGTGGAGATCAACAAGGAGCTGCAGCCGCGCTTCGTCGACGGCACCCCGCCGGACTTCGTGAACAACTCCGGCGCCGGCCAGATCGACCTGGGCGGCCTGGTCGCCCAGGGCGCGCTCGCCGACCTCACCCCGCTGCTGGACGCGCCGAGCCTGGACGTGCCCGGCAAGAAGGTGCGGGAGACCCTGCTGCCCGGCACGGTGGACAGCGGCAGCTTCGACGGCAAGACGTACGTCCTGAACTACGCGTACACCGTCTACGGCATCTGGTACTCCGACAAGCTGTTCAAGGCCAAGGGCTGGGAGTACGCGAAGACCTGGGACGAGCACATCGCCCTGTGCAAGAAGATCAAGGCCGCCGGCATCGCGCCGTGGACATACCAGGGCAAGCACCCGCGCTACATGTCCTGGCCGGTGATCTCCACGGCGATCAAGTTCGGCGGGCCGCAGGTCGCGGTGGCGATCGACAACCTGGAGCCGGGCGCGTGGACCTCCGACGCGATGAAGGCCGCCGCCGAGGCGTGGTACCAGATCGTCAAGGACAAGTACATCCTCGAGGGCTCGCCCGGCCTGGACCACAAGCAGTCGCAGACCGAGTGGTGCAAGGGCAACGCCGCGTTCATCTCCTGCGGCTCCTGGCTGGAGAGCGAGCAGAAGGCGGTCACCCCCGAGGGCTTCAACATGGCCGTCGCCCCGACCCCGAGCCTCGGCTCGGGCGACAAGCTGCCGTTCGCCGCCATCCGCGGCACCGCCGGCGAGCCGTTCATCGTGCCGGCCAAGGCGAAGAACGAGCGCGGCGGCATGGAGCTCATGCGGCACATGCTGTCCATGAAGGGCGCCAAGGACTTCACCGGCAAGGTCTCCAGCCTGTCCGTGGTGTCCGGGGCGGCCGACGGGGCCACCCTGCCGTTCGGTCTGACCAGCGCGGTCAAGGCGCTGGCCGACTCGGGCAGCAACGGCTTCAACTGGGTCTACAACGTGTACTACCGCAAGCTGGAGCGCGAGCTGGTGGACGCGGCGTGCGGCGAGTTCTTCTCCGGGCGCACCACGCCCGCGGAGTTCCTCGCGGCCTGCCAGAAGGGCGCGGACCTGATCGCGGCCGACACCAGCTTCAAGAAGTACAAGCGCAGCGCCTGA
- a CDS encoding CoA-acylating methylmalonate-semialdehyde dehydrogenase, protein MSGDIGYITHFVDGKPWEHGATRQGEVYDPATGQVAALVDFASTSDVGAVVNAADRAARAWRDASLAKRTAVLFAFRQLIHERRDELAAAITAEHGKVLSDAAGEVQRGLEVVEFACGIPSAQRGFFSENVSTEVDSYSIRQPLGVVAVITPFNFPAMVPLWFAPIAIACGNAVVLKPSEKDPSASVLLASWFAEAGLPDGVFNVVHGDKEAVDALLTHPLVKAVSFVGSTPIARYVYETGTAHGKRVQALGGAKNHMVVLPDADLDLAADAAVNAGFGSAGERCMAISVVVAVDPVGDELVGKISERVAGIRTGDGRRGCDMGPLVTKVHRDKVASYVDAGERAGAKVVVDGRTVQPDADGSGFFLGPTLFDRVTPQMSIYTDEIFGPVLSVVRVDSYDEALALVNGNPYGNGTAIFTNDGGAARRFQHEVEVGMIGVNVPIPVPMAYYSFGGWKASLFGDTHAHGAEGVHFFTRGKVVTSRWLDPRHGGINLGFPTQH, encoded by the coding sequence ATGAGCGGCGACATCGGATACATCACGCACTTCGTCGACGGCAAGCCGTGGGAGCACGGCGCGACCCGGCAGGGCGAGGTGTACGACCCGGCCACCGGCCAGGTGGCGGCGCTGGTGGACTTCGCGTCGACGTCGGACGTCGGCGCGGTGGTGAACGCCGCGGACCGCGCGGCGCGGGCCTGGCGGGACGCGTCGCTGGCCAAGCGGACCGCGGTGCTGTTCGCCTTCCGGCAGCTGATCCACGAGCGGCGCGACGAGCTGGCCGCGGCGATCACCGCCGAGCACGGCAAGGTGCTCTCGGACGCGGCCGGGGAGGTGCAGCGCGGCCTGGAGGTGGTCGAGTTCGCCTGCGGCATCCCGTCGGCGCAGCGCGGTTTCTTCAGTGAGAACGTCTCCACGGAGGTGGACTCGTACTCGATCCGGCAGCCGCTGGGCGTGGTCGCGGTGATCACGCCGTTCAACTTCCCGGCGATGGTGCCGCTGTGGTTCGCGCCGATCGCGATCGCCTGCGGCAACGCGGTGGTGCTCAAGCCGAGTGAGAAGGACCCGAGCGCGTCGGTGCTGCTGGCGTCGTGGTTCGCGGAGGCGGGGCTGCCCGACGGGGTGTTCAACGTGGTGCACGGCGACAAGGAGGCCGTGGACGCGCTGCTGACGCACCCGCTGGTGAAGGCGGTGTCGTTCGTCGGCTCGACGCCGATCGCGCGGTACGTGTACGAGACGGGCACGGCGCACGGCAAGCGGGTGCAGGCGCTGGGCGGCGCGAAGAACCACATGGTGGTGCTGCCGGACGCGGATCTGGACCTGGCCGCCGACGCGGCGGTCAACGCGGGCTTCGGCTCGGCCGGGGAGCGCTGCATGGCGATCTCGGTGGTGGTCGCGGTCGACCCGGTCGGCGACGAGCTGGTCGGCAAGATCTCCGAGCGGGTGGCGGGCATCCGCACCGGCGACGGCCGCCGCGGCTGCGACATGGGACCGCTGGTGACCAAGGTGCACCGGGACAAGGTGGCCTCGTACGTCGACGCGGGCGAGCGGGCCGGCGCGAAGGTGGTCGTGGACGGCCGCACCGTCCAGCCGGACGCGGACGGGTCCGGGTTCTTCCTCGGGCCGACGCTGTTCGACCGGGTCACGCCGCAGATGTCGATCTACACGGACGAGATCTTCGGGCCGGTGCTCAGCGTGGTCCGGGTCGACTCGTACGACGAGGCGCTGGCGCTGGTCAACGGCAATCCGTACGGCAACGGCACGGCGATCTTCACCAACGACGGCGGGGCCGCCCGGCGCTTCCAGCACGAGGTGGAGGTCGGCATGATCGGCGTCAACGTGCCGATCCCGGTGCCGATGGCGTACTACTCCTTCGGCGGCTGGAAGGCGTCGCTGTTCGGCGACACCCACGCGCACGGCGCGGAGGGTGTGCACTTCTTCACCCGGGGCAAGGTCGTCACCAGCCGCTGGCTGGACCCGCGCCACGGGGGGATCAACCTGGGCTTCCCGACCCAGCACTGA
- a CDS encoding aspartate aminotransferase family protein, translating to MSTDELLNRHRAVMPNWISPLYAEPIELVSGAGCRVTDASGRTYLDFFGGVLTNMIGYDIPEISDAVRRQLDKGIAHSSTLYLIRKQVELAEKIAKVSGIPDAKVFLANSGTEANDTALLLATQYRRSNQILAVRNSYHGRSFAALAVTGQRSWSATSLSPVNVSYLHSGDRLRGLFAGLSDAEYLARSVTDLREVLATTTAGDVACLIAEPIQGVGGFVAPPDGYFKAIKEVLDEHGILWVSDEVQTGWGRTGEHFWGYQAHDAVPDMLTFAKGIGNGFALGGVVARAEIMDCLNAVSFNTFGGNPISASAGQAVLDYVLSHDLQSNAARVGEVLHAGVRGLDSPIVAEVRGKGLMLAFELVRPGTLDPAPELALRVLEETKANGLLVGKGGLYGNVIRMGPPLTLTEAEAKEGLDILAAALAAAHQQAVKA from the coding sequence ATGAGCACCGACGAACTGCTCAACCGCCACCGCGCTGTCATGCCCAACTGGATCAGTCCGCTGTACGCCGAGCCGATCGAGCTGGTGTCCGGCGCGGGCTGCCGGGTCACCGACGCGTCGGGGCGCACGTACCTTGATTTCTTCGGCGGCGTGCTCACCAACATGATCGGGTACGACATCCCGGAGATCTCCGACGCGGTGCGCCGCCAGCTCGACAAGGGGATCGCGCACTCCTCGACGCTGTACCTGATTCGCAAGCAGGTCGAGCTGGCCGAGAAGATCGCCAAGGTGTCCGGCATCCCGGACGCGAAGGTGTTCCTGGCCAACTCCGGCACCGAGGCCAACGACACCGCCCTGCTGCTGGCCACGCAGTACCGGCGCAGCAACCAGATCCTCGCGGTGCGCAACAGCTACCACGGCCGCAGCTTCGCCGCGCTCGCGGTGACCGGGCAGCGCAGCTGGTCGGCGACCTCGCTGTCCCCGGTGAACGTCAGCTACCTGCACTCCGGCGACCGGCTGCGCGGGCTGTTCGCGGGCCTGTCCGACGCCGAGTACCTCGCGCGCTCCGTGACCGACCTGCGCGAGGTGCTGGCCACCACGACCGCGGGCGACGTGGCCTGCCTGATCGCCGAGCCGATCCAGGGCGTGGGCGGCTTCGTCGCGCCGCCCGACGGCTACTTCAAGGCGATCAAGGAGGTGCTCGACGAGCACGGCATCCTGTGGGTCTCCGACGAGGTGCAGACCGGCTGGGGCCGCACCGGCGAGCACTTCTGGGGCTACCAGGCCCACGACGCGGTGCCGGACATGCTGACCTTCGCCAAGGGCATCGGCAACGGCTTCGCCCTCGGCGGGGTGGTCGCCCGCGCCGAGATCATGGACTGCCTGAACGCGGTCTCGTTCAACACCTTCGGTGGCAACCCGATCAGCGCCTCGGCCGGCCAGGCGGTGCTCGACTACGTGCTCTCGCACGACCTGCAGTCCAACGCGGCCCGGGTGGGCGAGGTGCTGCACGCGGGCGTACGCGGGCTGGACTCCCCGATCGTGGCCGAGGTGCGCGGCAAGGGCCTGATGCTGGCGTTCGAGCTGGTCCGGCCGGGCACCCTGGACCCGGCTCCCGAGCTGGCTCTGCGGGTGCTGGAGGAGACCAAGGCCAACGGGCTGCTGGTCGGCAAGGGCGGCCTCTACGGCAACGTGATCCGGATGGGCCCGCCGCTGACGCTGACCGAGGCCGAGGCCAAGGAAGGCCTGGACATCCTGGCCGCCGCGCTGGCGGCCGCACATCAGCAGGCGGTGAAAGCATGA
- a CDS encoding PucR family transcriptional regulator, with protein MTAVFPTVREVIALDSVRIGAPRLVAGETGLDRPVRWVHSAEVPDIATLLRGGELVLTTGIGLPADDAGVRAFVNDLAEVGVAGLIVELGRRYTASVPRVMAAAAQKAGMPLVELRRPTPFVQITEAVHALIVDAQLAELRATEQIHQRFTELSVEGAEPAEVVHQAAQLAGCPVVLENLARQVLAYDAAGDRAEMLLDGWEQHSRRVKAQPSGSGRTGYDPDTGWLVTPVGARGQDWGRLLLRWPASGRDVSWEEPDAGLRVLPTAPPTRLTILLERAASTLALGRLIRRDAEGLERQLHGTLLSALLDHSLPVSEVALRAAALGIQLERRRLVGVVVRLRDESLAAGTEAGQAALRDLADAVSQALREAKQTGLTSAVDDRAVGALLAVRGEEEPALESFAAALRRGRADTLLIAAGSGVDSLREARRSLVEARQVAQAARHDPTGPVVHRLPNVGLPGLLHLLRDEPRLQTFVERQLGALLAYDAEHPRDALLPTLRVFLEHGRNKSIAAGAAHLSRPAFYERLARIERILGVDLDSVQACLSLHVALLARDALRG; from the coding sequence GTGACGGCGGTGTTCCCGACGGTGCGTGAGGTGATCGCGCTGGACTCGGTGCGGATCGGCGCGCCGCGGCTGGTGGCGGGGGAGACGGGCCTGGACCGTCCGGTGCGCTGGGTGCACTCGGCGGAGGTGCCCGACATCGCGACCCTGCTGCGCGGCGGCGAGCTGGTGCTGACCACCGGCATCGGGCTGCCCGCCGACGACGCGGGCGTGCGCGCGTTCGTCAACGACCTGGCCGAGGTGGGCGTGGCCGGGTTGATCGTGGAGCTGGGGCGGCGGTACACGGCGAGCGTGCCGCGGGTGATGGCGGCCGCCGCGCAGAAGGCCGGCATGCCGCTGGTCGAGCTGCGCAGGCCGACCCCGTTCGTGCAGATCACCGAGGCGGTGCACGCGCTGATCGTGGACGCCCAGCTGGCCGAGCTGCGGGCGACCGAGCAGATCCACCAGCGGTTCACCGAGCTGAGCGTGGAGGGCGCGGAGCCCGCCGAGGTGGTGCACCAGGCCGCGCAACTCGCCGGATGCCCCGTGGTGCTGGAGAACCTGGCCCGGCAGGTGCTGGCCTACGACGCGGCCGGAGATCGCGCGGAGATGCTGCTGGACGGCTGGGAGCAGCACTCCCGCCGGGTGAAGGCGCAGCCGTCCGGCAGCGGCCGCACCGGCTACGACCCGGACACGGGCTGGCTGGTGACCCCGGTCGGCGCGCGCGGCCAGGACTGGGGCCGTCTCCTGCTGCGCTGGCCCGCGTCGGGTCGGGACGTGTCATGGGAGGAGCCGGACGCGGGGCTGCGCGTGCTGCCGACCGCGCCGCCGACGCGGCTCACCATCCTGCTGGAGCGGGCCGCCTCGACGCTGGCGCTGGGACGGCTGATCCGGCGCGACGCCGAGGGGCTGGAGCGGCAACTGCACGGCACCCTGCTGTCGGCGTTGCTGGACCACAGCCTGCCGGTGTCGGAGGTGGCGCTGCGGGCCGCCGCGCTGGGCATCCAGCTGGAGCGCCGGCGGCTGGTCGGGGTGGTGGTCCGGCTCCGGGACGAGTCGCTGGCGGCGGGCACCGAGGCCGGCCAGGCGGCCCTGCGCGACCTGGCCGACGCCGTCTCGCAGGCGCTGCGCGAGGCCAAGCAGACCGGGCTGACCAGCGCCGTCGACGACCGCGCGGTGGGCGCGCTGCTGGCGGTACGCGGGGAGGAGGAGCCGGCGCTGGAGTCCTTCGCCGCCGCGCTGCGCCGGGGACGGGCCGACACGCTCCTGATCGCGGCGGGCTCGGGCGTGGACAGCCTGCGCGAGGCCCGGCGCTCGCTGGTGGAGGCGCGCCAGGTGGCCCAGGCGGCCCGGCACGACCCGACCGGTCCGGTGGTGCACCGGCTGCCCAACGTGGGCCTGCCCGGCCTGCTGCACCTGCTGCGCGACGAACCGCGGCTGCAGACGTTCGTGGAGCGGCAGCTCGGGGCACTGCTGGCGTACGACGCGGAGCATCCGCGGGACGCGCTGCTGCCGACGCTGCGGGTGTTCCTGGAGCACGGGCGCAACAAGTCGATCGCGGCCGGCGCGGCACACCTGTCGCGGCCCGCCTTCTACGAGCGGTTGGCCCGGATCGAGCGCATTCTGGGAGTAGACCTGGACTCGGTACAGGCGTGCCTGTCGTTGCACGTGGCGCTGCTGGCTCGGGACGCGTTGCGGGGCTGA
- a CDS encoding TrmH family RNA methyltransferase, giving the protein MELITDPGDERIADYRALTDVELRTRWEPPHGLFIAEGELVLRRALRAGYRPRSFLVEAKRAGQVADLDGAPVYGADPEVLEQVTGFHVHRGVLASFHRQPVPPASEVLAAARRVVILEDINNHTNIGAIFRGVAALGVDAVLLSPTCADPLYRRSVRVSMGEVFAIPYAKLDPWPQALSEVRDAGYTILAMTPAADAVPMQRLTDTQRLRPALLLGAEGPGLSRHALDASDVRVRLPMRRGVDSLNVAAATAVACWELSRDDPA; this is encoded by the coding sequence GTGGAACTGATCACGGATCCGGGCGACGAGCGGATCGCGGACTACCGGGCGCTGACCGACGTCGAGCTGCGCACCCGCTGGGAGCCGCCGCACGGGCTGTTCATCGCCGAGGGCGAGCTGGTGCTGCGGCGCGCGCTGCGGGCCGGCTACCGGCCGCGCTCGTTCCTGGTCGAGGCCAAGCGCGCCGGGCAGGTCGCCGACCTCGACGGCGCACCCGTCTACGGCGCCGACCCGGAGGTGCTGGAGCAGGTCACCGGCTTCCACGTGCACCGGGGCGTGCTGGCCAGCTTCCACCGCCAGCCCGTGCCGCCGGCCTCGGAGGTGCTGGCCGCGGCCCGCAGGGTGGTCATATTGGAAGATATCAATAATCACACGAACATCGGGGCGATCTTCAGGGGTGTGGCGGCGCTGGGCGTGGACGCGGTGCTGCTCTCGCCGACCTGCGCGGATCCGCTCTACCGGCGCAGCGTGCGGGTGAGCATGGGCGAGGTGTTCGCGATCCCGTACGCCAAGCTCGATCCGTGGCCGCAGGCGCTGTCGGAGGTGCGTGACGCGGGCTACACGATCCTCGCGATGACCCCGGCCGCCGACGCGGTGCCGATGCAGCGGCTCACCGACACGCAGCGGCTGCGCCCGGCGCTGCTGCTGGGCGCGGAGGGGCCGGGCCTGTCCCGGCACGCCCTGGACGCCAGCGACGTACGCGTCCGCCTGCCCATGCGCCGCGGCGTCGACTCCCTCAACGTCGCCGCCGCCACCGCCGTCGCCTGCTGGGAACTGAGCCGCGACGACCCCGCCTGA
- a CDS encoding polyprenol monophosphomannose synthase, giving the protein MNSTEPKITVVVPTYNERDNLPKIVDLLAALSVPNVHVLVVDDNSPDGTGEVADKLSVDGPIPVGVLHRTAKDGLGRAYVAGMSKALDEGADIVIQMDADLSHPTTAIPAMLHTLAETDAAVVLGSRYVPGGAVASDWPWHRKALSAWANFYVNTILRLGVKDATAGFKAWRAATLRAIDVESVQSNGYAFQVEMNHRVVRRGLRIAEVPIKFEEREEGVSKMSLGVQIESALVPWKLLMGRDPR; this is encoded by the coding sequence ATGAACAGCACCGAGCCGAAGATCACCGTGGTCGTGCCCACATACAACGAGCGCGACAACCTGCCGAAGATCGTCGACCTGCTGGCGGCACTGTCGGTCCCGAACGTCCACGTGCTGGTGGTCGACGACAACTCGCCGGACGGCACCGGCGAGGTGGCCGACAAGTTGTCCGTCGACGGGCCCATCCCGGTCGGGGTGCTGCACCGCACGGCCAAGGACGGGCTGGGCCGTGCCTACGTCGCCGGCATGAGCAAGGCGCTGGACGAGGGCGCGGACATCGTGATCCAGATGGACGCCGACCTGTCCCACCCGACCACGGCGATCCCCGCGATGCTGCATACGCTGGCGGAGACCGACGCGGCCGTCGTGCTGGGCTCGCGCTACGTCCCCGGCGGCGCGGTCGCCAGCGACTGGCCGTGGCACCGCAAGGCCCTGTCGGCCTGGGCCAACTTCTACGTCAACACCATCCTGCGGCTCGGGGTGAAGGACGCCACGGCGGGTTTCAAGGCCTGGCGCGCGGCGACCCTGCGCGCGATCGACGTCGAGTCGGTGCAGAGCAACGGTTACGCCTTCCAGGTGGAGATGAACCACCGCGTGGTACGCCGCGGCCTGCGCATCGCCGAGGTGCCGATCAAGTTCGAGGAGCGCGAGGAAGGCGTCTCGAAGATGAGCCTCGGCGTACAGATCGAGTCGGCCCTCGTGCCCTGGAAACTGCTGATGGGCCGCGACCCGCGCTGA
- a CDS encoding SPFH domain-containing protein, translating into METFITALVAIVALIVLITLIKMVKIVPQQRNDVVERLGKYNRTLTPGLNILVPFIDAVRTKVDLREQVVSFPPQPVITSDNLVVSIDTVLYFKVIDPVRATYEIANFLQAIEQLTVTTLRNVIGSMDLERSLTSREEVNRQLSAVLDENTGRWGVKVTRVEIKAIEPPPSIRDSMEKQMRAERDRRAAILNAEGVKQSQILTAEGDKQAAVLRADGDRQARILQAEGQAKAIKLVVDAIHVSSPDNKVMAWQYLQALPQIAAGASNKLWIVPVELTKALDGIAATFGGLRSDPGAAEAARESGAEAEAEASRLAAEAAAAVKEIEIETSRLPKE; encoded by the coding sequence ATGGAGACTTTTATCACCGCGCTGGTGGCCATCGTCGCGCTGATCGTCCTGATCACGCTGATCAAGATGGTCAAGATCGTGCCGCAGCAGCGCAACGACGTGGTCGAGCGCCTCGGCAAGTACAACCGCACGCTGACCCCCGGTCTGAACATCCTGGTGCCGTTCATCGACGCCGTGCGGACCAAGGTCGACCTGCGCGAGCAGGTGGTCAGCTTCCCGCCGCAGCCGGTGATCACGTCGGACAACCTGGTGGTCTCCATCGACACCGTGCTGTACTTCAAGGTCATCGACCCGGTGCGGGCGACCTACGAGATCGCGAACTTCCTGCAGGCGATCGAGCAGCTGACCGTCACCACCCTGCGTAACGTCATCGGCTCGATGGACCTGGAGCGGTCGCTGACCAGCCGCGAGGAGGTCAACCGGCAGCTGTCGGCGGTGCTCGACGAGAACACCGGCCGCTGGGGCGTCAAGGTGACCCGCGTCGAGATCAAGGCGATCGAGCCGCCGCCGAGCATCCGCGACTCCATGGAGAAGCAGATGCGCGCCGAGCGGGACCGCCGCGCCGCGATCCTCAACGCCGAAGGCGTCAAGCAGTCCCAGATCCTCACGGCCGAGGGTGACAAGCAGGCGGCGGTGCTGCGCGCCGACGGTGACCGCCAGGCCCGCATCCTGCAGGCCGAGGGCCAGGCCAAGGCGATCAAGCTGGTCGTCGACGCCATCCACGTGTCCTCGCCCGACAACAAGGTGATGGCCTGGCAGTACCTGCAGGCCCTCCCGCAGATCGCGGCCGGCGCGTCGAACAAGCTGTGGATCGTCCCGGTCGAGCTGACCAAGGCGCTGGACGGCATCGCGGCGACGTTCGGCGGCCTGCGCAGCGACCCGGGGGCAGCCGAGGCGGCCCGCGAGTCGGGCGCCGAGGCCGAGGCCGAGGCCTCCCGGCTGGCGGCGGAGGCGGCCGCGGCCGTCAAGGAGATCGAGATCGAGACCAGCCGCCTCCCCAAGGAGTGA